The following is a genomic window from Sporocytophaga myxococcoides DSM 11118.
AAGATAAAAGTTTTAATTCGACGGTTCCAGGAATTGTCTCAGGCAGCGGTGGGTTCGGAGGTACGCCCTCCACTACTGTTACATGGCTTTACCATTACCCCGAACCAAAAAATATTCAGCCTGCACAGGAAGAATATATCCGAAAATACATTGACACAGTAGAAACACTTATTCAATCCCCGAATTTTAATGACCCTGTAAATGGGTATGAAAAGTATATCAGCTTGCAATCCTTCCTGGATTACCTTATTCATACAGAAGTGAGTTTGAATTCAGATGGACTGAAGAGAAGTGCATTCTTCTACAAAGAGAAAATGGACAAGGATGGGTCCAAAGGAAAACTAAAAGCAGGACCAGTCTGGGATCTCAATCTTGCATACGGGAACTGTAATTTCTGCAAGGGGAATCAGGTAACGGCTTGGGTACATAAAGGGTGTGAAACACTTCCCGTTCCTGCTATGTGGGGTCGATTGCTGCAAGATCCAAAATTTGCCAATGAATTAAAATGTCGTTATCTGGAGCTACGTCAAGGTATTTTAAGCGACGCTTATATACATTCCTTTATCAACGCTTATGCTGACACTCTTAAAGAAGCACAGGCCCGCCATTTCAGCAAATGGACTAAATTACTACAAACTAGTTCTGGCGGTGGTGGCGGATTTCCCGGCTTCCCCGGCGGAGATCTGTGGTTTAGTGCATACCGTGTATCTTCATATGCAGCAGAAATAGATACTTTAAAGAAATGGTTTACTGCAAGATTAAAATTTCTGGATAATAATTTACCGGGAACCTGCGTCATTACTTCAACCGCACAGAAAGCTCAGTTTAATAATCTTCAGGTTTTACCTAACCCGGCTGATGACATGTTAATAATTGAAGCGGAAGAAAGAATTAATACAGTCCAGTTATTTTCATCTATCGGGCAATTGATAATTGATAAACCTATAACTGGAAATGAAAGGCGCTTAACTTTACCGGAAATTGAAAGCTGTTCTCCTGGAATTTATAGTCTGATTATCTATGGGGATGATGGAAAAATCGGGAGACAGTTAATTATGGTTAAATAGTTATAATAATGATTGGCTAAAGATCGAAAATAAAAGAAGGTCAAAATCAAAAGAGAATCTTATATCTCAAAAGGCTGAATTCTCAATAGATTCAGCCCTTTTGATTTTGAGAAGCTGAGCTCTATAAATATTCAACAAACTTCGCCAATTTATTCTTCCGGTTGAAATCATCACCTTTAACAAGAATATTAAAATAACCTGATTACTCCCACTAATGATATCACCGGAAGATTCATTTTAATTTCCCCTTTGAAATTTTTCTGATGAATGTCTTTAATAAAAACGTTCATATAATCCATCCTAAGTCCTACGCCAACATTCTTTGTAAGGTGATATTCTATGTAGGGTTTAAAAGTAAAATAGGTATAAGCATATTTATTAAAAGGAGATGCAGAAAGCTTAACAGCTGCACGATAAAAAATTTTCTTTGTCAGATAACCATATACATCCAATCCAACGATAGGATTTGCAAACCATAATGATCTTTCTATAGAAATATTTTTTACTTCATCATTAAGATGGAAAAATGCATGTGCCCCGGCTAAGCCAAATAATGCGCCTAGATTATATTTTTTATTTTTACTCAGGGGCTGGATGTAAGAGAGATTGCCTGCAAAAAAATTGAATCGCATATAAATCTCCGTGCCACTCTCAAGGAAATAATTCCCAAACTGAATATCCCTTTCTAAAGTTGAAGATTTTCTGCTCATGATAAAGTAAACATCGGAAGTAAAACGATAAGAGTTTTTGAGAGCAATCATCACATTGATTTTGGGAACAAAAAAATTACTAGAATGAAGAAAATCTTTTTGAACGTGCATAGAATGATCTGCATTCGGATTATCAGCAAATCGAATGCTGGTTGATGGTAATGCCAATGCACAACCCACATGAAATGTTAAAAATGGAAGTTTCGATTTTGTGCTATCACTTTTACTCTTAAAAAAGGAGTGTGAATGTTGAATATTTTTATCAGGGGAATATGCGGCAAGGTCTATTGAAAATTGAACACAGAGAATCAGAATGAAAATTTTGATATATATTCTATTTCTGTGGTTCATTTTATTTTCTCAACTAAAATATATGGGGATTAAATTTAATTAAAACTTATTGGATACCAAACACCATTGATCTGGCATTAATCCAGATTCAGACAACTTAAAAGTAATCGATTTGAGCTTTAGAGTCATCAAATACCGATAGTCCTTAGCTTGGACCCAGGCGGTATAAATCCTCTAATAATTTTCATTTTTTCATGAAAAATTATTTATCAAACCTTTTACTATTTATTCACCAACTCTTAATTAGTCCTTAATTCAATAAAATTTATAGACTTAAAATAGCAAGACGCCGAAAATTAGTTTTGCATATTCATTATAAATAAGTATCCAAATCCCTATTTCTTCTCAAAAAACAAGAAAAGAATTTCCTGTTATCACGTATTTATGGGTAAATTGGTACTCTTTTTCAAGGAATTAAATATTTTATTGACCCGATCTATTCGGAATAATTTTCAAGACTAATTTTTATTAAACTTATTGGAGCTTTATGAAAAAAGTTTTTTACACATTGTTGTGTGTCTTATTATTGTCTTTAACCATCGATACAAAAGCGGCTATCACTGTCACTTCGCCTAATTCAGGTGGTTCTTATCTTGGTTGTACAGTCCAGGATATCACCTGGACAGTCTCTTTCTCTGTAAGCAGAATTAACATCTACTACTCGCTTGATGGAGGTAAAATATGGAAGCCTGTCGCACGATCGGTTAGTTATTACCCTCAATCCTATTCGTGGAACCTGCCTCAGGTAAACTCCAACAAATGTCTTATCAAAATTGAAGACTATTTCACACCAACAGATTTTGATATCAGCGACATTCCGTTTTCGATTACAAGTACAACGAGTTCATCGCTTCAACTATTAAGTCCTATAGGTGGTGAAAAATGGGGTACAACTAGCGAACAATTGATTAAATGGAATAAAACCGGTTCCATTTCAAAAGTCAGGATAAGATACTCGTCCGACAGAGGGGCTTCCTGGGCAAACATTGACACTGCTGCAGAAAACACAGGTTCCTATCGCTGGGTTCTACCTTATAATAATATAAGCTCCAATTGTATTGTAAGGGTCAGTGACTATACTAATAACTGTATTTTTTCAGAAAGCGACTCTGCCTTTACTATTCTGGAACAGGCCAATTACTCAGTCACCAGACCCAATGGAGGTGAGACATTTTATACTAATTCTACAGCAAAGATATTTTGGGAAAGAAGCTCAAGCAGCTCTGCATTTGTATCATTGCATTATTCCACTGATGCTGGAGCCACATGGAAGAAAATCAGTACTGCAGAATCCAATTATGGAGTATTTGATTGGATCATTCCAAATACTGTATCTGACAAATGCCTCATAAAGGTTTCCGGCTATCCTGACGGAACTCCTGTTGATATCAGCAATGCTGTATTTTCAATTGCCAATCCTTCTATCACAATTTCTCAGCCTGCTAGTGGTGAAGCGCTCACAGGCTGCAGTAAAAAATCCATTAAGTGGACCAGCAAGGGAACTTCACCTTAT
Proteins encoded in this region:
- a CDS encoding CotH kinase family protein — its product is MKYFFLHLLLLTSALCFAQVNFTSSNLPIVVLETNGQTIADDPKITATIKIIYNGPGKRNQVTDTQINYKGSIGIELRGNSSQSFDQKQYGFETRDAAGNNLDTSLLGMPKEKDWVLYAPWNDISMIRNVLGYHLWNKMDHWGPRTRMVEVLLNGNYQGVYVLTESIKRGDNRVQTASLKAKDISGIDLTGGYIMKIDAKNSDEDKSFNSTVPGIVSGSGGFGGTPSTTVTWLYHYPEPKNIQPAQEEYIRKYIDTVETLIQSPNFNDPVNGYEKYISLQSFLDYLIHTEVSLNSDGLKRSAFFYKEKMDKDGSKGKLKAGPVWDLNLAYGNCNFCKGNQVTAWVHKGCETLPVPAMWGRLLQDPKFANELKCRYLELRQGILSDAYIHSFINAYADTLKEAQARHFSKWTKLLQTSSGGGGGFPGFPGGDLWFSAYRVSSYAAEIDTLKKWFTARLKFLDNNLPGTCVITSTAQKAQFNNLQVLPNPADDMLIIEAEERINTVQLFSSIGQLIIDKPITGNERRLTLPEIESCSPGIYSLIIYGDDGKIGRQLIMVK